The genomic interval AATCTTCCCCGAAACACTCGCAAAAATCAACACACTTTTAGCTCCTAAACGCTAAAATAAAGGATTAACCTTTACGCAAGGATTTGCTGTGCAACATAAAATACACCAAGCACAAATCTTGATGGACGCCCTGCCGTACATTAAACTTTTCAATAAAAAAACCATTGTAATCAAATACGGTGGCGCCGCACAAATCAACCCAGAGCTCAAAGAGCAGTTTGCAAAAGATATTGTTCTGCTCTATCTTGTTGGCATTAAGCCGATCATCGTCCATGGCGGTGGCAAAAAGATCAATGCACTCTTAGACAAACTCGAAGTCAAAAGTACCTTTGTGGATGGCTTACGCGTAACGGATGATCAAGTGATGGAAGTCGTTGAGATGGTGCTTAGTGGAAGCATCAACAAAGAAATCACCACGCTTTTGAATCATCATGGTGCAAAAGCGATTGGGATTACCGGTAAAGATGCCAATTTTATCCACGCAAAACCGATGGACGATGGCAAATACGGACTTGTGGGTGACATCACCAAAATCGATAAAAAAGTGCTCAAACACCTTATTCGTGAAAAATTCATCCCAGTTATTGCCCCCATTGCAGCAGGTGATGATGTAGATCATCCAGGCTATAACATCAACGCAGATCTTGCTGCAAGTAAAATTGCAGTGGCAATGAAAGCCAAAAAAATCATCTTTCTAACAGACACTCCCGGTGTACTGGATAAAGAAGGACATCTCATTTCAAGCCTCGATAAAACAAAAATCAAAGCGCTTAAAAAAGATGGCACCATTAGTGGTGGCATGATCCCAAAACTAGACGCTTGCTTAGAAACCATTCGTGGTGGGGTTGAATGCGCGCACATCATTGATGGAAGAGTGCAACACTCCATTTTACTAGAGCTTTTTACCAAAGATGGTATTGGCACGATCATTAAAGAATAAAGAAGGAAATTGTATGTTTATAGAAACCAGAGGTAATGACGGGCAAAGACCTAATAAAGTTCCCTTTTCATTTGCTATCTTAAATCCAAGCGCAAGCTTTGGCGGACTGTATGTGCCAGAGAATTTACCTAAAATCGACACAACCTTTTTAGAAAAAGCTTCAAAAAAAAGCTACAAAGAGATCACGCTGGACATTTTAAGACTCTTTAACATTGACATTGAAGAAGAAGTCATGCAAAAAGCAGTCGCATTGTATGATACGTTTGATGATGCGAGTGAGCCTACTCCACTGTCTCAAATTGAAGAGGATTTGTTTGTCAACGAGCTCTATCATGGCCCAACACGCGCCTTTAAAGATATGGCATTGCAACCTTTTGGCTACATTCTCTCTCACCTTGCACAAAAGCTCAATGAGCAGTACCTCATTTTGGCGGCAACCAGTGGCGACACAGGGCCTGCCACACTTGATACCTTTGCCAATAAACCTAACATCAAAGTCGTCTGTCTTTACCCTGATGGTGGAACGAGCGATGTACAACGTCTTCAAATGACGACGCAAAAAAGCCCCAATCTAAAAATCATTGGTATTCACGGAAATTTTGACGATGCTCAAAATGCGCTCAAAAGCCTGCTCGCATCTCCTAGCTTTAAAGAAACGCTGAATGCGAAAGAGATTAAACTCAGCGCCGCCAATTCGGTCAATTTTGGACGCATCATTTTCCAAATCATCTACCATATTTATGCCTATGTTGCGTTGCTGAAAAAAGACAAAGTCGAACTTGGCAAGCCTTTTTACACGATCATCCCTAGTGGCAATTTTGGTAACGCTTTAGGAGCGTATTACGCGAAAAAGATGGGTCTTCCGATTGAAAAAATTCTGATCGCTTCTAACATTAACAACATCCTCACCGATCTTATCACGACAGGTGTGTACGATCTTCGCAACCGAAGTCTGCTTCAAACAACCTCCCCTGCGATGGATATTTTAATTTCATCCAATGTCGAGCGTGTTTTGTTTGACAAATTTGGCGCAGCGCGAACCAAAGAGCTGATGGATTCGCTTAAAGAGAATAAATTTTATACGCTAAGCAAAGAAGAGCTTGCACAGCTACAAGAAGATTTTGAAGCCGTTTACTCCGATGACGCCTTTGGAAAAGAGCAAATCAAGCATTACGCCGATCAAGGCTACATCATGGACCCACATACAGCAACGTGTCTTAAAGCCTACAAAGAGCTCAAAGCCAAGCCACTTCCGTGTGTGCTTTGTTCCACCGCAGAATGGACAAAATTTGCACCAACGATGTTCAATGCCATCCAACAAAATAGCGTCAAATACAGCGATAAAGAGGCACTTGAGGGCATCAGCAAAGCGTTACATGTAAAGATTCCAGAGTGCATTAGCACACTGTTTAACGAGCCTGTCATCCACAATAAAATCGTTGAAAAAGAAAGCATCGAAGCGGAGATTTTTGATTTTTTAAACCTTACATGTAAAAAGGAATGCCAGTGATTATTATCCCAGCACGCCTTGCGTCCACGCGTTTTCCTGGTAAAATCTTAGCCGATATTCACGGTCTTCCCATGGTCATTGCCACGGCAAAACGTGTGCAAAATCTGGATGATGTTGCTATCGCAGCCGACACAGAAGAAGTCGTAACACTCGCTCAAAAGCATGGTTTTAAAGCCATTTTAACGTCTCAAAATCATCAAAGTGGGACGGATCGCATCAATGAAGCCGCTTCAAAACTAAGTCTTCCTGAGGATGAGATCATTATCAACGTGCAAGCTGATGAGCCATTCATCGAAGAAGCGGTGGTAAAAAGTGTGATTGAACGCGCCCAAAAGACAGAGGCGATGATCACCAGTGCATGCAAGAAAATTGATCTCTTACATGTAAAAGATCCAAACCTTGTTAAAGTCATTTTAGACACACATGATAATGCCATTTATTTTTCAAGAAGCGCCATTCCGTATGACCGTGAAGGTGGATTTGAGGGCTATTTTGGACACTTAGGCATTTACGCATTTCGCAAAAATGCACTTGAGACGTTTTGTGCCCTTCCCTACGCGCCTATCGAGCATATCGAAAAATTAGAACAGCTACGTGCCATCTACCACGGATATAAAATTGCGATGGTGGAAGTGCAAAGTCAAAGTTTTGGCATCGACACGCCTGAGGATTTAGAACGAGCCCTCGCTTTTTTTAGTTAAATTTAACCCATTTTATTTCAAGGAAACCTATGCAAAATACCCTTTCGGACGAATCACAAAAAAGTTTAAATGCGCTGATGGTGAGATGGTTTATCATCGCGGCAAGCTTGGTGGTATATCTTTTTATCGGTTACATGCTTGTCGTAACGCAAACCTACACATCACCCTATACCGTA from Sulfurospirillum multivorans DSM 12446 carries:
- the argB gene encoding acetylglutamate kinase gives rise to the protein MDALPYIKLFNKKTIVIKYGGAAQINPELKEQFAKDIVLLYLVGIKPIIVHGGGKKINALLDKLEVKSTFVDGLRVTDDQVMEVVEMVLSGSINKEITTLLNHHGAKAIGITGKDANFIHAKPMDDGKYGLVGDITKIDKKVLKHLIREKFIPVIAPIAAGDDVDHPGYNINADLAASKIAVAMKAKKIIFLTDTPGVLDKEGHLISSLDKTKIKALKKDGTISGGMIPKLDACLETIRGGVECAHIIDGRVQHSILLELFTKDGIGTIIKE
- the thrC gene encoding threonine synthase, yielding MFIETRGNDGQRPNKVPFSFAILNPSASFGGLYVPENLPKIDTTFLEKASKKSYKEITLDILRLFNIDIEEEVMQKAVALYDTFDDASEPTPLSQIEEDLFVNELYHGPTRAFKDMALQPFGYILSHLAQKLNEQYLILAATSGDTGPATLDTFANKPNIKVVCLYPDGGTSDVQRLQMTTQKSPNLKIIGIHGNFDDAQNALKSLLASPSFKETLNAKEIKLSAANSVNFGRIIFQIIYHIYAYVALLKKDKVELGKPFYTIIPSGNFGNALGAYYAKKMGLPIEKILIASNINNILTDLITTGVYDLRNRSLLQTTSPAMDILISSNVERVLFDKFGAARTKELMDSLKENKFYTLSKEELAQLQEDFEAVYSDDAFGKEQIKHYADQGYIMDPHTATCLKAYKELKAKPLPCVLCSTAEWTKFAPTMFNAIQQNSVKYSDKEALEGISKALHVKIPECISTLFNEPVIHNKIVEKESIEAEIFDFLNLTCKKECQ
- the kdsB gene encoding 3-deoxy-manno-octulosonate cytidylyltransferase; amino-acid sequence: MIIIPARLASTRFPGKILADIHGLPMVIATAKRVQNLDDVAIAADTEEVVTLAQKHGFKAILTSQNHQSGTDRINEAASKLSLPEDEIIINVQADEPFIEEAVVKSVIERAQKTEAMITSACKKIDLLHVKDPNLVKVILDTHDNAIYFSRSAIPYDREGGFEGYFGHLGIYAFRKNALETFCALPYAPIEHIEKLEQLRAIYHGYKIAMVEVQSQSFGIDTPEDLERALAFFS